In the genome of Rhizobium sp. NZLR1, one region contains:
- the repC gene encoding plasmid replication protein RepC, with translation MQTGSVTTPFGRRPMTLALVKRQLATNEIKAGKSVEKWKVFRDASEAREELGLQSNSLAVLDALLSFYPENELRQDAQLVVFPSNAQLILRAHGMAGATLRRHLALLVECGLIVRKDSANGKRYARKNGAGEIENAFGFDLSPILARSEELALVAQKVVAARSAFRKAKENLTICRRDVRKLISAAMEEGADGNWAAVEAMYVELVGRIPRSPTMTDVTDILDEMEILREEVLNQLDNQSNSHFSSTNAAHIEQHIQNSNPESFNELEPSSEKEQGAKPSKSGRAGVEPLKAFPLGIVLKACQQMADYGPSGAVGSWRDLMSAAVVVRSMLGISPSAYQDACEVMGPENAAVAVGCILERASLINSPGGYLRDLTRRAGRGEFSLGPVVMALLRNNGEKALHAV, from the coding sequence ATGCAGACTGGAAGTGTGACGACGCCCTTTGGGCGGCGGCCGATGACGCTCGCTCTTGTGAAGCGGCAGCTTGCCACAAACGAGATTAAGGCCGGCAAATCGGTCGAGAAGTGGAAGGTTTTCCGGGACGCTTCCGAAGCACGGGAAGAGCTTGGTCTGCAGTCCAACAGCCTCGCTGTTCTTGACGCGCTGCTGAGTTTCTACCCGGAAAACGAATTGCGCCAGGACGCACAGTTGGTCGTGTTTCCTTCAAACGCACAATTGATTCTTCGCGCCCACGGCATGGCCGGGGCGACACTTCGTCGCCATCTTGCATTGCTCGTGGAATGCGGACTGATCGTCCGGAAAGACAGCGCCAACGGCAAACGTTACGCTCGGAAGAATGGCGCTGGCGAGATCGAGAACGCGTTCGGGTTCGACCTGTCGCCAATCCTTGCCCGATCGGAAGAGTTGGCCCTCGTCGCGCAGAAAGTCGTCGCGGCGCGTTCGGCCTTCAGGAAAGCCAAGGAGAACCTGACTATTTGCCGCAGGGACGTTCGAAAGCTTATTTCGGCGGCAATGGAGGAGGGCGCCGACGGCAACTGGGCCGCTGTTGAAGCAATGTACGTAGAGCTTGTCGGCCGCATTCCGCGCTCTCCAACCATGACAGACGTAACAGATATTCTCGACGAGATGGAGATCCTTCGCGAAGAGGTCCTTAATCAATTGGATAATCAGTCGAATTCACATTTTAGCAGCACCAATGCTGCTCATATTGAGCAGCACATACAGAATTCAAATCCCGAATCCTTCAATGAACTTGAACCTAGCTCTGAAAAAGAGCAGGGCGCAAAGCCGAGCAAGTCCGGCAGGGCAGGTGTTGAACCGCTAAAAGCTTTCCCGCTTGGTATTGTGCTGAAGGCCTGCCAGCAGATGGCCGACTACGGGCCCAGCGGAGCAGTGGGAAGCTGGCGAGACCTCATGTCGGCCGCCGTAGTGGTCAGATCAATGCTGGGGATCAGCCCGTCCGCCTATCAAGATGCCTGCGAGGTCATGGGACCGGAAAACGCAGCGGTCGCCGTTGGTTGTATTCTTGAGCGCGCAAGTCTGATCAATTCGCCAGGCGGTTATCTGCGGGACCTGACGCGGCGAGCGGGGAGGGGTGAGTTTTCTCTCGGCCCGGTTGTCATGGCATTACTTCGTAACAACGGCGAGAAGGCCCTGCATGCGGTGTAA
- the repB gene encoding plasmid partitioning protein RepB, giving the protein MSRKDILRAPIPSGAVAAPVERPVKSRSILPLLGTAPTEGATPASSRLTSQVGGAFAEGKARFERAEEIERRLAEGQTIIELDTDTIDPSFVQDRMPGEIDGLVEAIREQGQQIPILVRPHPETPGRYQVAFGHRRLRAVTELNRPVRAIVRDLTDEQLVIAQGQENNERQDLTFIEKARFASRLNEQFSRDVVMAALSIYKSDLSNMLSVVARIPTDIIDAIGSAPGIGLKSWVGLADLVGRDSDLEQASTFLRSAEAKALPSPDRFKSLVAHLKPALAKRGLPDLLTTPAGVRLAQVTKSKTKLDLSIDRREMPDFATFVLERLPALFEEHRSKSGATDQLNNGD; this is encoded by the coding sequence ATGAGCAGGAAGGATATCCTCCGGGCCCCGATACCATCAGGTGCCGTCGCAGCGCCGGTTGAAAGACCAGTTAAGAGCCGAAGCATTCTCCCACTGCTCGGCACAGCCCCAACCGAAGGGGCAACGCCGGCATCGTCTCGTCTCACCAGCCAGGTTGGAGGCGCTTTCGCAGAGGGCAAGGCGCGTTTTGAGCGTGCCGAAGAAATTGAAAGGCGCCTGGCTGAAGGCCAAACCATCATCGAGCTCGACACCGATACGATCGATCCGTCTTTCGTTCAGGACCGTATGCCGGGCGAAATTGATGGCCTTGTTGAAGCAATCCGTGAACAAGGCCAGCAGATACCAATCCTCGTGCGCCCGCATCCGGAAACGCCGGGGCGGTACCAAGTCGCATTCGGACACCGTCGACTGCGTGCGGTCACGGAACTAAACCGTCCCGTCAGGGCGATCGTCAGGGACTTGACCGACGAGCAACTCGTTATTGCCCAGGGCCAGGAAAATAATGAGCGCCAAGACCTCACATTCATCGAAAAGGCCCGCTTCGCCTCTCGGCTGAACGAGCAATTTTCGAGAGATGTCGTGATGGCGGCTTTGTCCATTTACAAAAGCGATCTGTCGAACATGCTGTCGGTCGTGGCCCGCATTCCCACGGATATTATCGATGCCATCGGCTCGGCGCCCGGGATCGGGCTGAAAAGTTGGGTGGGTCTCGCCGATCTTGTGGGGCGCGACAGTGACCTTGAGCAGGCCTCGACCTTCTTGCGATCGGCGGAGGCGAAAGCCCTGCCCTCACCCGACCGGTTCAAGTCGCTTGTCGCCCACCTTAAACCGGCACTAGCAAAGCGAGGCCTTCCAGACCTTTTGACGACGCCCGCGGGCGTGCGTCTGGCGCAGGTGACGAAGAGCAAAACAAAGTTGGACCTCTCGATCGATCGACGCGAGATGCCTGATTTCGCAACCTTCGTCCTTGAACGATTGCCCGCACTTTTTGAGGAGCATCGCTCCAAGAGCGGCGCTACAGACCAGTTGAACAACGGAGATTAA